One Stenotrophomonas maltophilia DNA window includes the following coding sequences:
- a CDS encoding BLUF domain-containing protein yields the protein MPFRAIAYVSEASRNLTEQRLQELVAEAVQFNESADVTGTLLFDGSRFLQYLEGPEAGINAAYARILAAGSHSGIVELNRGRVGRRQFPHWRMRSVRVDELALGKIAISDWTGFVRSASALESGTSALDRLLSVSQSQTEAGAGGIMEPDGQLAR from the coding sequence ATGCCCTTTAGAGCGATTGCCTATGTAAGTGAAGCCTCCCGCAACCTGACGGAACAGCGGCTGCAGGAACTTGTGGCAGAGGCGGTGCAGTTCAATGAGTCCGCCGATGTCACCGGCACATTGCTGTTCGACGGCTCGCGCTTCCTGCAGTATCTGGAGGGCCCGGAGGCCGGGATCAATGCGGCTTACGCACGCATTCTCGCGGCCGGCAGCCACAGTGGGATCGTCGAACTGAACCGGGGCAGGGTGGGGCGCCGGCAGTTTCCGCACTGGCGGATGCGCAGCGTGCGGGTGGATGAGCTCGCACTGGGGAAGATCGCCATATCCGACTGGACCGGCTTCGTGCGCAGCGCGTCGGCGCTGGAATCGGGCACCAGCGCGCTGGATCGACTACTGTCGGTTTCGCAATCGCAGACGGAAGCAGGCGCGGGCGGCATCATGGAACCAGACGGGCAGCTGGCACGATGA
- a CDS encoding KGG domain-containing protein, which produces MANQNQNQGTSNRGFASMDEDKQREIAAKGGRAAHESGNAHEFSSEEAREAGRKGGEAVSQDRQHMADIGREGGQNSRGGGNQGGNQGGGQQQQERGGGNNRGGQQR; this is translated from the coding sequence ATGGCCAACCAGAACCAGAACCAGGGCACCAGCAACCGCGGTTTCGCTTCGATGGACGAGGACAAGCAGCGCGAGATCGCCGCCAAGGGTGGACGTGCCGCGCACGAGTCAGGCAACGCCCATGAATTCAGCTCGGAAGAAGCACGCGAAGCCGGCCGCAAGGGTGGCGAAGCGGTGAGCCAGGACCGCCAGCACATGGCTGACATCGGCCGCGAAGGCGGCCAGAACAGCCGTGGCGGTGGCAACCAGGGCGGCAACCAGGGAGGCGGGCAGCAACAGCAGGAACGTGGCGGCGGCAACAACCGCGGTGGCCAGCAGCGCTGA
- a CDS encoding manganese catalase family protein encodes MFFHHKKLMYTVRVRESNPQLASLMLEQFGGPQGELAAAMRYFTQGLGECDPGRKDLLMDIATEEISHLEIIGTIIAMLNRGPKAIQSEGLAEAEDMRLLGQNSTSHTEQILYGGGPALVNSSGVPWTAAYIDSIGDPTADLRSNIAAEARAKLVYERLINVTDDPGIKDALRFLMTREIAHMKSFEKALHSIQPNFPPGKLPGDPAFTDLYMDMSQGDGADDLQGSWNSGELWERVSDREAQAAVDGGDGGGTVDLDPREQAAVQAMTLRTLSDPEARPTTGAELGAGPGAGALDLPPREP; translated from the coding sequence ATGTTCTTTCATCACAAGAAGCTGATGTACACCGTACGCGTGCGCGAATCCAACCCGCAGCTCGCCAGTCTCATGCTTGAACAGTTCGGCGGCCCACAGGGCGAGTTGGCCGCCGCGATGCGCTACTTCACCCAGGGACTTGGCGAATGCGACCCCGGGCGCAAGGACCTGTTGATGGACATCGCCACCGAGGAGATCAGCCATCTGGAGATCATCGGCACCATCATCGCCATGCTCAACCGCGGACCCAAGGCGATCCAGTCCGAAGGGCTTGCCGAGGCCGAGGACATGCGCCTGCTGGGCCAGAACAGCACCAGCCACACCGAACAGATCCTGTACGGTGGCGGCCCCGCGCTGGTCAATTCCAGCGGGGTGCCGTGGACAGCCGCCTACATCGACTCGATCGGCGACCCCACCGCCGACCTGCGCTCGAACATCGCGGCCGAAGCGCGCGCCAAGCTGGTGTATGAGCGCTTGATCAACGTCACCGACGACCCCGGCATCAAGGATGCGCTGCGCTTCCTGATGACGCGCGAGATCGCGCACATGAAGTCGTTCGAGAAAGCGCTGCACAGCATCCAGCCCAACTTCCCACCGGGCAAGCTGCCGGGGGATCCCGCGTTCACCGATCTGTACATGGACATGTCGCAGGGCGACGGCGCCGACGATCTGCAGGGTAGCTGGAACAGCGGCGAGCTCTGGGAGCGGGTCAGCGACCGCGAGGCACAGGCCGCTGTGGATGGTGGCGACGGCGGCGGCACGGTGGACCTGGACCCGCGCGAACAAGCGGCGGTGCAGGCCATGACCCTGCGCACGCTCTCCGACCCGGAAGCGCGGCCGACCACCGGGGCTGAGCTGGGGGCCGGCCCGGGCGCAGGCGCACTGGACCTGCCACCACGCGAGCCGTGA
- a CDS encoding ferritin-like domain-containing protein: MADQNTARSERLLKWLQDAYAMEQEAETMMKAMASRIENYPQLAARVSQHVQETQGQAASLRECIEALGGSVPTAKGLFASMTAALHAAGTSLMEDEVVKSVGLSFGFENTEIATYRALVIAAERAGAPDIAAVCGQILQEEVAMARWLEDHQDGLVGAFLNRDETPGAQAKR; the protein is encoded by the coding sequence ATGGCAGACCAGAACACCGCCCGAAGCGAGCGCCTGCTGAAGTGGCTGCAGGACGCCTACGCCATGGAACAGGAAGCGGAGACCATGATGAAGGCCATGGCTTCGCGGATCGAGAACTATCCCCAGCTTGCCGCACGCGTCAGCCAGCACGTCCAGGAGACGCAAGGGCAGGCAGCTTCCCTGCGCGAGTGCATTGAGGCGCTTGGGGGAAGCGTGCCCACCGCAAAGGGGCTGTTCGCGAGCATGACTGCCGCCCTCCACGCGGCGGGCACCAGTCTGATGGAGGACGAGGTGGTCAAGAGCGTAGGCCTCTCGTTCGGCTTCGAGAATACCGAGATCGCCACGTACCGGGCGCTGGTGATCGCTGCCGAGCGCGCCGGCGCGCCCGACATTGCGGCCGTGTGTGGCCAGATCCTGCAGGAAGAGGTTGCCATGGCGCGTTGGCTGGAGGACCACCAGGACGGACTGGTCGGAGCGTTCCTCAACCGTGACGAAACGCCTGGCGCCCAGGCCAAGCGTTGA
- a CDS encoding response regulator, producing MQSATGQRRCNLLLVEDQLDLAALMEHALEDVGDQVTHAYSVFDALGLLDTQRFDGAVLDVELRDGVVFPVADRLAELGIPYLFVSAVYDQLVPQRHRRAAFVAKPFHVGELQETVRRVMGDTCAQPPAY from the coding sequence ATGCAATCCGCGACCGGCCAGCGCAGATGCAACCTGCTGCTGGTGGAAGACCAACTCGACCTGGCCGCACTCATGGAGCACGCCCTTGAGGACGTCGGCGATCAGGTGACGCATGCCTACAGCGTGTTCGATGCTCTCGGGCTGCTGGACACCCAGCGGTTCGACGGCGCCGTGCTCGATGTCGAACTTCGCGACGGTGTGGTCTTTCCCGTCGCTGATCGCCTGGCAGAACTCGGCATCCCCTACCTGTTTGTCTCTGCGGTCTACGACCAGCTGGTGCCGCAGCGCCACCGGCGCGCAGCCTTCGTGGCCAAACCGTTCCACGTCGGTGAATTGCAGGAGACGGTGCGGCGCGTCATGGGGGATACCTGCGCGCAGCCGCCTGCGTATTGA
- a CDS encoding BLUF domain-containing protein — MPLRAIAYASEAIPGLSMDHVDDLARAAARFNFEAGVTGVLLYDGLRFLQYIEGPEDSINVVYSRILSARSHCELIELGRGWVSGRFFPYWSMRLLWVDASEIRSVARSNWDGLSRGGALRQLGLVVAPHLG, encoded by the coding sequence ATGCCCCTCCGTGCAATCGCCTACGCAAGTGAGGCGATACCGGGGCTTTCCATGGACCATGTGGACGACCTCGCCAGGGCCGCCGCCCGCTTCAACTTTGAAGCCGGCGTTACGGGCGTGCTTCTTTATGACGGGCTCCGTTTCCTCCAATACATCGAGGGACCGGAAGACAGCATCAACGTGGTGTACAGCCGCATCCTCAGTGCCCGGAGCCATTGCGAGCTGATCGAGCTGGGCCGGGGCTGGGTTTCCGGCCGGTTCTTTCCCTACTGGTCAATGCGGCTGCTGTGGGTCGATGCCTCCGAGATCCGCAGCGTGGCGCGCAGCAACTGGGATGGCCTCTCCCGTGGTGGCGCGCTGCGCCAGCTGGGCCTGGTGGTAGCCCCGCACCTGGGGTGA
- a CDS encoding BLUF domain-containing protein, translating into MPNRAVVYVSEAVPGFTSERLKTLMEDAARFNRSAGVTGVLLFDGRHFLQYMEGPADGLDVAFSRVSGAGSHTDLMELARGRVGQRRLPFWPMRCLPVSADELRMIALADWTSFIQRAATSQAGATAMEKLLSIVEPYAKAA; encoded by the coding sequence ATGCCGAACAGAGCGGTTGTCTACGTCAGCGAAGCCGTACCTGGATTCACGTCCGAGCGCTTGAAAACACTTATGGAAGATGCGGCCCGCTTCAACCGATCAGCGGGTGTGACTGGCGTCCTTTTATTCGACGGCCGGCACTTCCTGCAATACATGGAGGGCCCCGCCGATGGGCTGGATGTGGCCTTTTCCCGCGTCAGCGGCGCCGGCAGTCACACCGACCTGATGGAACTTGCTCGCGGGCGTGTCGGGCAACGGCGGTTGCCGTTCTGGCCAATGCGCTGCCTGCCAGTCAGTGCGGATGAGCTGCGGATGATCGCCCTTGCTGACTGGACCAGTTTCATCCAGCGGGCGGCCACGAGCCAGGCGGGAGCTACAGCGATGGAGAAGCTCCTCTCGATCGTCGAGCCCTATGCGAAGGCCGCCTGA
- a CDS encoding glycosyltransferase, which translates to MIGVLVPAHNEAASMERCLQSIRRAALNPGLGGEAVEVIVALDDCSDATESICAQQRVDTLRLRARCVGIARARAAAELLGRGARWLASTDADSEVPPEWLVAQLEGRQDVFCGLVDIATTCSAEERLRKAFRRRQQWGDDHGRIHGANLGVSAQAYLAAGGFAPLHCGEDVQLVRTLQRLGADVRWAGAPLVMTSARLAGRATGGFSAYLAKMGGAGAASAAEQPIMLA; encoded by the coding sequence GTGATAGGCGTGCTGGTTCCGGCCCACAACGAGGCAGCCAGCATGGAGCGGTGCCTGCAGTCGATCAGGAGGGCGGCACTGAATCCCGGGCTGGGCGGCGAAGCGGTGGAGGTGATTGTTGCGCTGGACGATTGTTCGGACGCCACGGAATCCATCTGCGCCCAGCAACGGGTTGATACGCTGCGGCTGCGTGCACGCTGCGTCGGCATCGCCCGGGCCAGGGCCGCCGCCGAGCTGCTGGGCCGGGGTGCACGATGGCTGGCGAGCACGGACGCGGACAGCGAGGTGCCTCCTGAGTGGCTGGTCGCACAGCTTGAGGGACGCCAGGACGTCTTCTGCGGGCTGGTGGACATCGCAACGACCTGCAGTGCCGAGGAGCGCCTGCGCAAGGCCTTCCGGAGGCGGCAGCAATGGGGGGACGATCATGGGCGTATCCACGGTGCGAACCTGGGTGTTTCCGCCCAGGCCTATCTTGCGGCAGGCGGTTTTGCGCCACTGCACTGCGGGGAGGACGTCCAGCTGGTGAGGACATTGCAGCGTCTCGGCGCTGATGTGCGGTGGGCGGGTGCACCGCTCGTCATGACCAGTGCGCGCCTGGCAGGGCGCGCGACAGGAGGGTTTTCAGCCTACCTGGCGAAGATGGGAGGGGCGGGCGCCGCTTCGGCGGCGGAGCAGCCGATCATGTTGGCTTGA
- a CDS encoding class I SAM-dependent DNA methyltransferase, which translates to MSAQPYFDDLHEQEDPFGYRSRWYEERKRALLLASLSQRHFTRGWELGCSNGVLTEALAARCERLLATDISPRAAFQARRNLAHLPHVQVHCASHPEQWPPGRFDLIVCGEMGYYLGAGALRELRAGIGEALRDDGLLVACHWLPSFPGRASRTEVVHRCLGEGLQEAFHYRDADFVLQGWTRGAMSLARLEGLR; encoded by the coding sequence ATGAGCGCGCAACCGTACTTCGATGACCTGCATGAGCAGGAGGATCCGTTCGGCTACCGAAGCCGATGGTATGAAGAACGCAAGCGTGCGCTGTTGCTGGCAAGCCTGAGCCAGCGTCATTTCACTCGCGGGTGGGAGCTGGGTTGTTCCAATGGCGTGCTGACCGAGGCCCTGGCCGCCCGCTGCGAGCGCCTTCTGGCAACCGACATCAGCCCGCGTGCTGCGTTCCAGGCGCGCCGCAACCTGGCCCACCTGCCTCACGTGCAGGTTCACTGCGCAAGCCATCCCGAGCAATGGCCGCCGGGCCGCTTCGATCTGATCGTCTGCGGGGAAATGGGCTACTACCTGGGAGCCGGCGCACTGCGTGAGCTGCGCGCCGGTATCGGGGAAGCGCTTCGCGATGACGGGTTGCTGGTGGCCTGCCACTGGTTGCCCTCGTTCCCGGGACGCGCGAGCCGCACCGAGGTCGTGCATCGCTGCCTGGGTGAAGGCCTGCAGGAAGCCTTCCACTATCGCGACGCGGACTTCGTACTGCAGGGGTGGACGCGCGGCGCGATGTCGTTGGCCCGTCTGGAGGGCCTGCGGTGA
- a CDS encoding PIG-L deacetylase family protein, which produces MGAVAKAPLQGEGTQEQAWLRCNWLWQQPITPASALCTGHDRLVVVAPHPDDEILGCGGLLHHAAGQGMEVSVVAVTDGEACYPGEPWWTPARLRSTRRAELAAALGELGIAAGCIFHLGIADGAVSTHEQGLEGWLQQHLQPRDLVLAPWRFDGHPDHEAAGRAACRAARAVGCRRLEYPVWGWHWLDPACAHMAWEVPRLVDISAVAAAKRNAIAHFRTQTGDVPGLNSPPVLPAHVLTRFFRNYEVFLA; this is translated from the coding sequence ATGGGCGCTGTAGCCAAAGCACCGCTGCAAGGCGAAGGAACCCAGGAGCAGGCATGGCTGCGCTGCAACTGGCTCTGGCAACAGCCGATCACACCGGCAAGCGCGCTGTGCACCGGGCATGACCGCCTGGTGGTGGTCGCGCCGCACCCGGACGACGAGATCCTCGGCTGTGGCGGACTGCTTCACCACGCAGCGGGGCAAGGCATGGAGGTGAGCGTCGTTGCAGTGACGGACGGCGAAGCATGCTATCCGGGCGAGCCGTGGTGGACGCCAGCGCGCTTGCGGTCGACACGACGGGCGGAGCTTGCCGCGGCCCTTGGCGAACTCGGCATAGCGGCCGGTTGCATATTTCACCTGGGTATCGCCGACGGCGCGGTCAGCACGCACGAACAGGGCCTGGAAGGCTGGCTGCAACAGCATCTGCAGCCCCGCGACCTGGTCCTGGCGCCATGGCGGTTTGATGGCCACCCCGACCATGAAGCGGCAGGGCGTGCTGCCTGCCGCGCCGCCCGGGCGGTGGGGTGCCGCCGCCTGGAGTACCCGGTATGGGGATGGCACTGGCTGGATCCGGCCTGTGCACATATGGCGTGGGAGGTGCCCAGACTGGTCGACATTTCAGCAGTAGCGGCCGCGAAACGAAACGCGATCGCGCATTTCCGGACGCAGACGGGCGACGTGCCGGGCTTGAACAGCCCTCCGGTGCTGCCCGCGCATGTACTGACCCGATTCTTCCGAAACTACGAGGTATTCCTGGCATGA
- a CDS encoding acyl-CoA dehydrogenase yields MQDVTPPSSLINRARQVLVQQPELPLPGCGQTLDRWRALAALGAEDLCLAKVLEAHYDAQAIIAELKALSVAEGQLWAVWAAEGPASTLRIDAEGRLRGDKPWCSGSPWVDAALVTVRSAQGVWLCQVAAEHWRTLSGEPWPAVGMAGIPSTTVRFDAAPMVILGARDDYLQRPGFWHGGAGIAAVWFGAAVALAERMRSACTEGNRARLLGEVDLALAPAAALLRELAVCIDAEPESAHRDDVVRVRCVVERAATRVLDLAGRALGPAPMCLEGTHAHRCADLTVFLRQNHADRDWEWLGGQRAAQEATWAL; encoded by the coding sequence ATGCAGGATGTGACGCCGCCATCATCATTGATCAACCGCGCCCGCCAGGTACTCGTCCAGCAGCCTGAACTGCCATTGCCGGGATGCGGGCAGACACTGGATCGTTGGAGGGCGCTTGCGGCGTTGGGGGCCGAAGATCTCTGCCTGGCCAAGGTGCTGGAGGCGCACTACGACGCGCAGGCGATCATCGCCGAGTTGAAGGCACTGTCGGTTGCTGAAGGCCAACTGTGGGCGGTGTGGGCCGCAGAGGGCCCGGCGAGCACACTCCGCATCGACGCCGAGGGCAGGCTGCGCGGGGACAAGCCCTGGTGTTCGGGCAGCCCCTGGGTGGATGCCGCATTGGTCACGGTTCGCAGCGCTCAGGGGGTGTGGCTATGCCAGGTGGCAGCGGAGCACTGGAGGACGCTGTCGGGTGAGCCTTGGCCGGCCGTAGGCATGGCCGGGATTCCGTCAACCACCGTGCGCTTTGATGCCGCGCCGATGGTGATACTGGGCGCGCGCGATGACTATCTGCAGCGACCTGGCTTCTGGCATGGCGGCGCGGGTATTGCGGCGGTCTGGTTTGGCGCAGCGGTCGCGCTGGCCGAGCGCATGCGATCAGCCTGCACTGAGGGAAATCGCGCACGTCTACTGGGTGAAGTGGACCTCGCGTTGGCGCCGGCCGCGGCGCTGCTTCGCGAACTGGCGGTATGCATCGATGCCGAGCCCGAATCGGCGCATCGCGACGACGTGGTGCGGGTGCGTTGCGTGGTCGAGCGCGCGGCTACGCGTGTGCTGGATCTGGCGGGTCGGGCCCTGGGCCCGGCCCCCATGTGCCTGGAAGGCACCCATGCCCACCGCTGCGCGGACCTGACCGTGTTCCTTCGCCAGAACCACGCCGACCGCGATTGGGAGTGGTTGGGTGGGCAGCGGGCGGCCCAGGAGGCGACATGGGCGCTGTAG